The nucleotide window GCAATTAAATGTGAGAATGATATTGAAAAATTAAAAAAAGAGGAAGCAGAAATATTCGGAGGCGAGAATTTAAGTAGTAAAGTAAGAATAGGTTTGATATTCAAGTCAATCAAGAAAGGAAGAAATATAAAAGAAGATTTTAAATTGGATTGGAAATTTGATAAAGAGTCTAAATCTCTTAAAGGCACTCACAGAGGTTTAGGTTATATTTTATACTCCACTGTATTACCTGAAAGAGAAAGAGAGTATATAAAACCTGATACAGAATTTGAATTAAAAATTT belongs to candidate division WOR-3 bacterium and includes:
- the cmr1 gene encoding type III-B CRISPR module RAMP protein Cmr1 produces the protein MKEIILKCRVITPLFMGGAQQQAELRTQSIKGLIRWFWRAIKCENDIEKLKKEEAEIFGGENLSSKVRIGLIFKSIKKGRNIKEDFKLDWKFDKESKSLKGTHRGLGYILYSTVLPEREREYIKPDTEFELKIYSFYEDALSQTLASLWALVYLGGFGTRSRRGGGNLEIIGIEGDTKT